A stretch of DNA from Thiomicrospira sp. XS5:
GGCGATTGGATTATTATAGCCAGTTTTTTAAAGCGGTGCTAGTGCCGGAAACAGAATGGCAAAGTTGGACGAATGACGACATAGATGAAATCGTCGAGGCGCTGGAAGACGAAACGTTTTATTTTGTGTTTGATGTCGTCGAGGTGTTGAACGATGAAGCTCAGGCCCGTTTAATGTTGTTAAACACGCGTTTAGGCACCCAGGCTTATGGACTTTTGTGCCATGGAACTGCTTCGGTACCCGCCTCGTTGAATGAAGCGTATTGCGTGACGTATGTTACGGAGGGCGAGGCCTTGCCTGAGCGGTCCTTGGGTTGGTCTTGGCCGTACGGTGGCGTGACGTTATGGGGCGAGCCTTTGGGATATGTGTCATCCTTGAGTGACGACGGTAAACAGCAGGCGGAGATGTTGAAGTGTTTTATGCAGTCTTTGCCGGAAGACCGGGAAGGGGCTCTGTTTTTGGTTGGAGAGTCGGAACAAGCAATGGCGTCGTTGAAAAACCTGAAAGTGGTGGGCGAACTTTTGGGTTATTAATTTGGGTTATTAAATAACCTCTGTGCTTGAAAAGCACGTTATTGTCTTTGGGTTTAAACGAAAGTTTGTTAATATCTGCTTTCTCATTTTTATTTGCGAGTACAGAGTCGGTCTATGGCCACGGAAACCCTGATTGAAATTCAGAACGTTACGTTTTCCCGAGGGGAACGAAAGATTTTTGAAAATTTTTCGTTGAGCATCCCCGTCGGAAAGGTGACGGCGATTATGGGGCCCAGTGGCACCGGTAAAACCACCTTGTTGAAGTTGATTGCCGGTCAGCTCAAACCCGAAAAGGGAACGATTTTGGTGAACGGTCAAAATGTGCATAAATTACGGCGCAGCAAATTGTATGAATTGCGTCGTACCATGGGCATGCTGTTCCAAAGCGGTGCTTTGTTGACCGACTTGAATGTGTTCGACAACGTGGCGTTTCCGATTCGCGAACACACTAAATTGCCGGAAGAAATCATCCGGCCCTTGGTGTTGATGAAGTTGCAGGCGGTCGGTTTACGCGGTGCTCAAGATCTTATGGCCGCGGAATTGTCCGGCGGTATGTCGCGTCGTGTGGCTCTGGCTCGCGCCATTGCACTGGATCCGGATATGATTTTTTACGATGAGCCTTTTGTTGGTCAAGATCCGATTACGATGGGGGTTTTGATTGAACTGATTCACAAATTGAACGACAGTTTGGGTGTGACCAGTGTGGCGGTGTCGCACGATGTGAATGAGGTCTTGTCGATTGCGGATTTCGCATGCGTGATTTCCGAAGGACGCGTTGTGGCGGAAGGTACTCCGGAAGCTTTGCTAGCGTCGGGATCGGAGTACGTGCAGCAGTTTTTGCAAGGCTTGCCGGACGGCCCGGTGCCGTTTGATTATCCGGCCAAACCCTTTTTGCAGGATTTGATATGAACGCGGTCTTTGATTTTCTCGCGGCCACGGGGCAGAGCTTCATTCGCATCTTCGGCGCGTTCGGGCGTGGCTTTTTCTTTTTGTTATCGCTGTTGCCGGCGATTCCATCCGCATTTGTCCGCTTGGATTTACTGGTCAAACAAATGTATTTCTCCGGTGTGCTTTCATTGCCGATTATTCTGACCGCCGGTTTGTTCGTGGGGATGGTGCTGAGTCTGCAAGGCTACAACGTCCTGGTCGATTTCAATTCGGAAGAGGCGGTCGGTACCATGACGGCCTTGTCATTATTGCGTGAACTGGGGCCGGTAGTCGCGGCCTTGCTATTCGCCGGGCGGGCCGGTTCCGCCTTGACGGCGGAAATTGGCTTGATGCGCTCCACCGAGCAATTGTCGGCCTTGGAAATGATGGCGGTGGATCCATTGAAATATGTATTCGCACCACGCTTTACTGCGGCGTTATTGGTTTTGCCGATGTTGTCTTTGATGTTCATCGCCATGGGGATTTTGGGCGGTTATATGGTCGGGGTCGGTTGGCTTGGCGTGGACGAAGGTGCGTTTTGGACGCAAATGAATCAGCAGGTCGATTGGCGTGAGGACGTTGTTAACGGCATTATTAAATCGATTGCTTTTGCGGTTTTGGTAGCGGTGGTGGCCTTGTTCCAAGGGTATGATGCCTTGCCGACCTCGGAAGGCGTGAGCCGAGCCACCACGCGCACGGTGGTGCATTCCTCGCTGGGCGTGCTGGGACTGGATTTTATCTTGACCGCCATGATGTTCAATTGAGCGGCTTAACAAACATGAGAGTTTAAGGTACATGATTATGTCACGATGGAAAATGATCGAAATTTGGGTGGGCGCATTCGTATTATTTGCGTTGGTCTCATTGGCGGTAATCGCTTTGAAAGTCAGTAATTTCGAAGGCTTTCAGGATCGTCCGACCTATCAGGTCAATGCGTTGTTCAGCAATATCGGTGGTTTGAAGGTCCGGTCTCCGGTGAAAATCAGTGGCGTGGTCGTCGGGCGTGTTGGAAACATTTCGGTGGACCGCAATACCTATCAGGCACGTGTGGTGATGGATATTTATAAGGATTACAACCAATTGCCGTTGGACACCTCGGCCTCGATTTTGACATCCGGTTTGTTGGGCGACCAATACATTGGCTTGGAGCCTGGAGCGGATGAAGAGTATTTGAGAGACGGTGACCAAATTGATTTGGTGCAACCGGCTTTGGTGTTGGAAGAATTAATCGGTCAATTCCTGACCAAATTCGCGGACAGTGATTCGGAGGCGAAGTGATGCGTTTGTTAAAACAGTTAATGATGTCGGTGATGTTGCTGACGTTGGCATTGGAATCGACGGCTTATGCCGTGGATATTAACCAAAAAGATCCGGAAGTAATGGTGAAGGAACTGTCGGAAACGGTGGTGTCCGAGGTCGATAAACAACGTGCCGATCTGGAGGCAGATCCGCAGAAGGTCAAAGTCTTTGCTAACGAGTATGTGTTGCCGTATGTGGACACACCCAAAATGGCACGTTATGTCATGGGGCAATACTGGAAGCAGGCTTCTGCCAGCCAGCAGAAAGCCTTTACCGAAGCCTTTACCAATACCTTGTTGCGTTCCTATGCCAAGAGCATCTTGAAGTTACGTGTGACGAAAATCGTGGTATCCAAAATGGTGGAAACTCGCCCTGGACGCGCTTCGGTATCGACCGAAGTGACTCAGGCGGACGGTAATGTTTCTACAGTAGTTTATCGGGCTTATTTGAATAAGAATGATCAAAAATGGTTCCTGTACGATGTGTCCATCGAAGGGATCAGTATGTTGTTGAATTACCGTAAGTCTTTCGCATCCGAGTTTCAGAAAAAAGGTATTGACGAAGTCATCGCCGGTTTGAACGCGAAAAACAATGCGAATCAAGATGTCTTGGACGAGGGCTGAGGCTTGTTAGTGGTCAATTTATCCGAGGACACGGCGGCTGTTCTGGAGGGCGAGGTACTTCGCTTGTCGGGCCAGATTGATGCCGGAGTGGTGACCCGTGTTTATGGCCAAGGGTTGAAAAATCTATCCGCGCCGGTCACGGAGGTGGATTGTCATTCTTTGAAAGGGGCGGACTCCACTTGTCTTGCCTTATTGCTGCATTTGCAATCGCGGTTGTCCAAACCGCTTAAAGTGGTGGGCCTGCCGGATGAGCTTCGGGTGCTGGTCGACCTGTATGGATTACAAGACCTGCTTGAATTGGCCTGAACTCGCTGTTCAAGAAAGTTTCTTTCGTGTAATTCAATCAATTATTAAGTATTTAATGTAAAAGGATTTTTATGTCAGCTGCCGCTGTTTCATTTCAAGCCGTTCAAAAGGATTATGGCTCACTGCAAGCGTTGAAAGGCGTTTCGTTTGATGTCAGGCCTGGTTGTTTTTTCGGTTTGTTGGGCCCGAATGGTGCCGGAAAATCGACGTTGATTAACAGTATGGCCGGCTTGGTCAAGCCTTCCGCCGGTCGAATTCTGGTGAATGGTTATGATGTGGAGAAAGAATACCGCCAAGCCCGCCGTTTTCTGGGCGTGGTACCGCAAGAGCTGATTTCCGATCCGTTTTTCACGATTCGCGAATTGCTGGACATTCAAAGCGGCTATTTCGGGTTGAAAAGCCGTGAGCAACGTCTTTGGGTTGACGAATTGCTGGATCGTCTGGCTTTGTCGGACAAGGCGAATGCCATCACCAATGAATTGTCGGGTGGTATGAAACGTCGCGTGTTGATTGCAATGGCGTTGGTACACCAACCACAGGTGTTGGTGTTGGATGAACCGACCGCGGGTGTAGATGTCGATTTGCGCCGAACGTTGTGGGACTTTACCAAGGAATTGCATCAAAAAGGTCACACCATTATTTTGACCACACACTACTTGGAAGAAGCGGAAGCTTTGTGTGAGGAAGTGGCGATTGTTAAAGGCGGTGAGCTGAAAGCGTTGGAGACGACGGGTAAATTATTGTCGCGCCATAACTACCGCTATCTGCGCGTGGTGTTGGAGTCGCCTCAAAAAGTTGACGAGCAGCAATTGTCGGCGTTCTTGAAAGAACGCTTTATTGAACAAGACGCGAATGGATTGATGTTCAAACTGGAAAAAGAAAAGCCTTTGAATCAGATGTTGAGTGCCTTGTCGGAAAGTCATTTGGCAGTGAAAGATTTGACCAGCCGCGACGCGACGCTGGAAGAGGTCTTTTTGGATTTGACGGGAGAGAAATAAGTGGAAATGAATTGGACAGGTTGTTGGGCGCTTTTTGTAAAGGAAGTCCGGCGTTTTTATTCGGTGGCGGTGCAAACCATTTTCGCGCCGGTGGTGTCGTCGTTGTTGTATCTGCTGATTTTCGGTCAGGTGATTGTCACTCAAATCGAGGTGTTTTCCGGGTTGAGTTACAGTCAATTCCTGATTCCCGGTCTGGTGATGATGACGATTCTGCAGAATGCGTTTTCCAACACCTCATCAAGCTTGATTCAGTCGAAAATGCACGGCAACTTGACGTTTGTGATGCTCAGTCCGATTTCGCCGTTCGAGTTTTATCTGGCGTTTGTCGGGGCTTCGATTGTGCGTGGTTTGGCCGTGGGCATCGGTGTGTTGGTGGTGGGCATTGTCGGGTTTGACATCGCCTGGCAGTCGCCGGGCTGGATTTTGCTGTTTGCGGTATTGAGTGCCGCTATTATGGGCGGGGTCGGTATGACAGCCGGGATTTTGTCGGACAAGTACGACCACTTGGCGGCGTTTCAAAACTTCATTATCATCCCTTTGACCTTCTTGAGTGGGGTGTTTTATTCGATTCATGCCTTGCCGGATTTCTGGCAGGCGTTTTCGCACATCAATCCGTTCTTTTATATGGTGGATGGATTTCGTTACGGTTTCTTTGAGCAATCCGACGTATCGGTTTACTTGAGTTTGGCGATTACGGTGTTGTTCTTTGTGCTGATTACGACGATTAATCTGATTTTATTGTACAAAGGCGTTAAAATACGCAATTAATTTTGAGAGGTCTGTCGCTCGGTTGAGTCCGAGTGTAAAAGGGCCGTGAATTCAAGCTGTTGTAGAAAGAAGAATTTGTTATGTCTCCAGAAAAAATCCGTGAAAAAATCCAAGCGGTACTCGATGATGCGCAGGTCACTATGAGTGGCGAAGATTGTAACTTTGCGGTTGAAGTGTCCAGTGCCGCGTTTGAAGGTCAATCGCCTTTGCAGCGTCATCGCATGGTAAACGACATTTTCAAGGATGAATTCGCTACGGGTGAATTGCACGCGCTGTCGATTAAGACCAAATTGCCAGAGTGAGTGAGGAATGGATAAATTAGTCATAGAAGGTCCTTGCCAACTCTCTGGAAGAGTACAGATTTCCGGCGCGAAAAACGCCGCCTTACCCATTTTGATGGGTTGCCTGTTGTCGGAAACGCCGGTGACCTTGTCGAATGTGCCGCACCTGAAAGACGTGACGACTACCATTCAGTTGTTGGCGACGATGGGGGTCGAAGTGATGTTCGACGAGCATTTGAACATTGAAATCGATGCGTCCAATATCACCACCAAAGAAGCACCTTATGAATTGGTGAAGACTATGCGGGCCTCGATTCTGGCTATGGGACCGTTGCTGGCTCGTTTTGGTGAAGCAAAAGTGTCCTTGCCGGGTGGGTGTGCGATCGGTTCGCGTCCGGTTAATATTCACATTGAAGGCATGCAGAAAATGGGTGCCGACATTAAAGTGGAGCAAGGCTACATTATTGCCAAAGCCGACCGTTTGAAAGGCGCCGACATCTCGATGGAACCGGTGACGGTAACGGGGACGGAAAACCTGTTGATGGCAGCGGTATTGGCGGAAGGTCAAACCATTTTGCGCAATGCGGCCCGTGAACCGGAAGTGTCCGACTTGGCGAACTTCTTGAACGCCATGGGGGCGAAAATCAGTGGCATCGATACCGATACGCTGGTGGTTGACGGCGTGGAGCGCTTGCAGGGCGTTTCTTATAAAGTCATTCCCGACCGGATTGAGGCCGGAACCTATCTGGCGGCAGCGGCCTTGACCAAAAGTTGTGTCACCGTGACGCATGTGGTGCCGGAGCATTTGACCGCGGTGCTCGAGAAATTCACCGAAGCCGGCGCCGATGTTTCATGGACGGAAGACACCATTACACTGGATATGCGTGGCCGCGAGTTGAAGCCGGTGAACGTCGTTACGGATCCGTATCCGTTGTTCCCGACCGATATGCAAGCGCAGTTCGTGGTGATGAACAGCATCGCTAAAGGCAAAGCGAAGGTGGAAGAAACCATCTTTGAAAACCGTTTTATGCATGTATCGGAATTGGTACGCATGGGGGCGGATATTCATGTGGAAGGCAATACCGCTTACACCCAGGGTGTCGAACATTTAGTGGGCGCGCCTGTTATGGCGACGGATTTGAGAGCCTCGGCCAGTTTGATTCTCGCCGGTTTGATTGCGCACGGCGAAACGGTGGTGAGCCGCATCTATCATATCGATCGGGGCTATGAACTGATTGAAGAAAAATTCCATAAGCTCGGTGCCCATATTTACCGAGCGAACTGATAAACGAATGAAGAGGACGTTGCCACGGCAACAGACGAAATAATGGCTGATCAATTAACGATAGCGCTCTCGAAAGGGCGAATTTACAAAGATACCTTGCCTTTGCTGGAAGCGGCGAACATTTTGCCGTCCGAAGATCCCAGCAAAAGCCGTAAACTGATTATTCCGACCAACCACGACAATGTGCGCTTGCTGATTGTCCGTGCCACCGATGCGCCGACTTATGTCGCTCATGGCGCGGCGGATATCGGTGTGGCCGGTAAGGATGTGTTGATGGAAGCGCCGACCGACAATTTGAATGAATTGCTGGACCTGCAGATTGCCAAGTGCAAGTTGATGGTGGCGGGGCCGAAAGAAGCTAAACCGCATGGGCATCGTTTGAAGATCGCCACCAAGTACATTCAATCGGCCAAAGCCTATTACGCGGAAAAAGGCCAGCAGGTGGACTTGATTAAATTGTACGGTTCCATGGAAATTGCGCCGTTAATCGACTTGGCGGATAAGATTGTCGATTTGGTCGATACCGGTAATACACTGAAAGCAAATGGCCTGGTGCCGGAAGAGCACATTGCCGATATCAGCTCGCGCTTGATTGTGAACGAGCATGCTTATAAAACCAAATTCAATCAAATTAACGATATTGTTGAGAAATTTAAATCGGCGATTGAATAATCGCCTGACGGTTTGAAGCCGATGGATGAACGGCTTCCTGAAAAGATGGAAATGAAAATGTTGAAAGTTCGAAAACTATTTGCAAACGATGAAGGGTTTAAAGCCGAATTGGAAGCTTTGTTGGCTTGGGAAACGGTTTCCAATGATTCGGTGAATCAGATTGTTAAGGACGTTTTGCGCAATGTCCGTGAAAAGGGTGATGCGGCGCTGCTGGAATACACGGAAAAGTTTGACCGTTTGGCCTTATCGGCCGGCGCGGATTTGGAAATTCCGAAAGCGGAGTTGAAAGCGGCACTGGAGCGCATTCCTGCCGATCAGCGTGACGGTTTGGAATTGTCTGCCAAACGCGTGCGTGACTACCATGAGAAACAAGTGGGTAAATCCTGGTCTTATACCGAAGACGACGGCACCTTGCTGGGGCAGCAAGTCACGGCATTGGATAAGGTTGGCCTCTATGTGCCGGGCGGCAAGGCCGCGTACCCGTCTTCTGTAATCATGAATGCCATCCCGGCGAAAGTGGCCGGTGTGCCGGAGCTGATTATGGTGGTGCCGACGCCGGATGGAGACGTCAATGACATGGTGCTGGCGGCTGCGGAAATCTGCGGCGTGGATCGCGTATTCAAATTGGGCGGCGCCCAAGCGGTGGCGGCCTTGGCGTATGGCACCGAAACCGTTCCGCAAGTGGATAAAATTGTCGGGCCGGGGAATATTTTCGTGGCGACGGCCAAGCGTGAAGTGTTCGGTACCGTCGGCATTGACATGATTGCCGGGCCATCGGAAATTTTGGTGTACTGCGACGGTCAAACCAACCCGGATTGGATTGCGATGGACTTGTTCTCACAAGCGGAGCATGATGAAGACGCACAATCAATTTTGGTGACGCAGGATGCGGAATTTGCCGAGAAGGTCTATGACAGCATGAACCGTCTAGTGAAAACCTTACCGCGTGAAGAAATCATTACCAAAGCCATTACCGACCGTGGTGCCATCATTGTGGTGGACGACGAAGATCAAGCCGTGGAGATGATCAATTACATCGCACCGGAGCATTTGGAGTTGTCGATTGAAGACCCGCAGGCTTTGTTGCCGAAAATTCGCCACGCCGGTGCGATTTTCATGGGCCGTTACACGGCCGAGGCGTTAGGCGATTACTGTGCCGGGCCGAACCATGTGCTGCCGACGTCGCGTACCGCGCGTTTCTCGTCGCCATTGGGCGTTTACGACTTCCAGAAGCGTTCCAGCTTGATTATGTGTTCCGCGGAAGGTGCCAATGTGTTGGGTCAAGTGGCCGGCGTCCTAGCCGATGGCGAAGGGTTGCAAGCGCACGCCGCTTCGGCACGTTATCGTGTGAAAGACTGATTCGTGTTCGATTCATAAAAAATGACCAGGCCTGGTCATTTTTTTTGTCCGCAATATACGCAACCGCTGGGTTGCAGGGGAGAAGCAATGCACATTCACGAACTGACCGAATATTTGGATACCTATCTGCAAGTCGCAGATTTTAAAGATTATGCGCCGAACGGATTGCAAGTGTCCGGTAAAACCGACATCGCTAAAATCGTCACCGGTGTGACCGCTTGTCAGGCGCTGATTGACGCCGCGATTGAGCAAAAGGCGGATGCGATTTTGGTGCATCACGGCTATTTCTGGAAAAATGAACCGGTGACCCTAACGGGCATGAAACAAAAGCGTATCCGCAGTTTGCTGATGAATGACATCAATCTATTGGGCTATCACCTGCCATTGGATGCGCACCCGGTTGTCGGGAATAATGCTATGCTCGGCCAACTGTGGGAACTGGAGGACATCACGCCGGATGCAAAAAGCTTGGTTCGACTGGGGCGTTTGGCCTCTCCGAAGCCGATCAGCGAGTTTATCCAGACGGTGGAAACCACTCTGGATCGCACGCCGTTACATTTACCGGGCGGTCCGGAAACGGTTGAAACGGTGGCTTGGTGCAGCGGCGGGGCGCAAGGCTATATCCAGCAAGCCATTGACTGGCATGCGGATGTGTTTATCAGTGGCGAAGTATCGGAACAAACCACACATCAAGCGCTTGAAAGTGGGGTGCATTACTTAGCGGCCGGGCATCATGCTACCGAGCGTGTCGGGGTGAAAGCGCTGGGTGAAAAGTTAGCGCAAGAATTTGATTTGGAAGTGATTTTTGTGGATATTCCTAACCCGGTTTGACTAAAAACCGACTTGAATGGTCGGTTTATGAACAATTTTTTTTATGCCTATGAT
This window harbors:
- a CDS encoding ATP-binding cassette domain-containing protein; its protein translation is MATETLIEIQNVTFSRGERKIFENFSLSIPVGKVTAIMGPSGTGKTTLLKLIAGQLKPEKGTILVNGQNVHKLRRSKLYELRRTMGMLFQSGALLTDLNVFDNVAFPIREHTKLPEEIIRPLVLMKLQAVGLRGAQDLMAAELSGGMSRRVALARAIALDPDMIFYDEPFVGQDPITMGVLIELIHKLNDSLGVTSVAVSHDVNEVLSIADFACVISEGRVVAEGTPEALLASGSEYVQQFLQGLPDGPVPFDYPAKPFLQDLI
- the mlaE gene encoding lipid asymmetry maintenance ABC transporter permease subunit MlaE, translating into MNAVFDFLAATGQSFIRIFGAFGRGFFFLLSLLPAIPSAFVRLDLLVKQMYFSGVLSLPIILTAGLFVGMVLSLQGYNVLVDFNSEEAVGTMTALSLLRELGPVVAALLFAGRAGSALTAEIGLMRSTEQLSALEMMAVDPLKYVFAPRFTAALLVLPMLSLMFIAMGILGGYMVGVGWLGVDEGAFWTQMNQQVDWREDVVNGIIKSIAFAVLVAVVALFQGYDALPTSEGVSRATTRTVVHSSLGVLGLDFILTAMMFN
- the mlaD gene encoding outer membrane lipid asymmetry maintenance protein MlaD; the encoded protein is MSRWKMIEIWVGAFVLFALVSLAVIALKVSNFEGFQDRPTYQVNALFSNIGGLKVRSPVKISGVVVGRVGNISVDRNTYQARVVMDIYKDYNQLPLDTSASILTSGLLGDQYIGLEPGADEEYLRDGDQIDLVQPALVLEELIGQFLTKFADSDSEAK
- a CDS encoding phospholipid-binding protein MlaC codes for the protein MRLLKQLMMSVMLLTLALESTAYAVDINQKDPEVMVKELSETVVSEVDKQRADLEADPQKVKVFANEYVLPYVDTPKMARYVMGQYWKQASASQQKAFTEAFTNTLLRSYAKSILKLRVTKIVVSKMVETRPGRASVSTEVTQADGNVSTVVYRAYLNKNDQKWFLYDVSIEGISMLLNYRKSFASEFQKKGIDEVIAGLNAKNNANQDVLDEG
- a CDS encoding lipid asymmetry maintenance protein MlaB, which produces MVNLSEDTAAVLEGEVLRLSGQIDAGVVTRVYGQGLKNLSAPVTEVDCHSLKGADSTCLALLLHLQSRLSKPLKVVGLPDELRVLVDLYGLQDLLELA
- a CDS encoding ABC transporter ATP-binding protein, with the translated sequence MSAAAVSFQAVQKDYGSLQALKGVSFDVRPGCFFGLLGPNGAGKSTLINSMAGLVKPSAGRILVNGYDVEKEYRQARRFLGVVPQELISDPFFTIRELLDIQSGYFGLKSREQRLWVDELLDRLALSDKANAITNELSGGMKRRVLIAMALVHQPQVLVLDEPTAGVDVDLRRTLWDFTKELHQKGHTIILTTHYLEEAEALCEEVAIVKGGELKALETTGKLLSRHNYRYLRVVLESPQKVDEQQLSAFLKERFIEQDANGLMFKLEKEKPLNQMLSALSESHLAVKDLTSRDATLEEVFLDLTGEK
- a CDS encoding ABC transporter permease, whose protein sequence is MNWTGCWALFVKEVRRFYSVAVQTIFAPVVSSLLYLLIFGQVIVTQIEVFSGLSYSQFLIPGLVMMTILQNAFSNTSSSLIQSKMHGNLTFVMLSPISPFEFYLAFVGASIVRGLAVGIGVLVVGIVGFDIAWQSPGWILLFAVLSAAIMGGVGMTAGILSDKYDHLAAFQNFIIIPLTFLSGVFYSIHALPDFWQAFSHINPFFYMVDGFRYGFFEQSDVSVYLSLAITVLFFVLITTINLILLYKGVKIRN
- a CDS encoding BolA family protein: MSPEKIREKIQAVLDDAQVTMSGEDCNFAVEVSSAAFEGQSPLQRHRMVNDIFKDEFATGELHALSIKTKLPE
- the murA gene encoding UDP-N-acetylglucosamine 1-carboxyvinyltransferase, with protein sequence MDKLVIEGPCQLSGRVQISGAKNAALPILMGCLLSETPVTLSNVPHLKDVTTTIQLLATMGVEVMFDEHLNIEIDASNITTKEAPYELVKTMRASILAMGPLLARFGEAKVSLPGGCAIGSRPVNIHIEGMQKMGADIKVEQGYIIAKADRLKGADISMEPVTVTGTENLLMAAVLAEGQTILRNAAREPEVSDLANFLNAMGAKISGIDTDTLVVDGVERLQGVSYKVIPDRIEAGTYLAAAALTKSCVTVTHVVPEHLTAVLEKFTEAGADVSWTEDTITLDMRGRELKPVNVVTDPYPLFPTDMQAQFVVMNSIAKGKAKVEETIFENRFMHVSELVRMGADIHVEGNTAYTQGVEHLVGAPVMATDLRASASLILAGLIAHGETVVSRIYHIDRGYELIEEKFHKLGAHIYRAN
- the hisG gene encoding ATP phosphoribosyltransferase, coding for MADQLTIALSKGRIYKDTLPLLEAANILPSEDPSKSRKLIIPTNHDNVRLLIVRATDAPTYVAHGAADIGVAGKDVLMEAPTDNLNELLDLQIAKCKLMVAGPKEAKPHGHRLKIATKYIQSAKAYYAEKGQQVDLIKLYGSMEIAPLIDLADKIVDLVDTGNTLKANGLVPEEHIADISSRLIVNEHAYKTKFNQINDIVEKFKSAIE
- the hisD gene encoding histidinol dehydrogenase yields the protein MLKVRKLFANDEGFKAELEALLAWETVSNDSVNQIVKDVLRNVREKGDAALLEYTEKFDRLALSAGADLEIPKAELKAALERIPADQRDGLELSAKRVRDYHEKQVGKSWSYTEDDGTLLGQQVTALDKVGLYVPGGKAAYPSSVIMNAIPAKVAGVPELIMVVPTPDGDVNDMVLAAAEICGVDRVFKLGGAQAVAALAYGTETVPQVDKIVGPGNIFVATAKREVFGTVGIDMIAGPSEILVYCDGQTNPDWIAMDLFSQAEHDEDAQSILVTQDAEFAEKVYDSMNRLVKTLPREEIITKAITDRGAIIVVDDEDQAVEMINYIAPEHLELSIEDPQALLPKIRHAGAIFMGRYTAEALGDYCAGPNHVLPTSRTARFSSPLGVYDFQKRSSLIMCSAEGANVLGQVAGVLADGEGLQAHAASARYRVKD
- a CDS encoding Nif3-like dinuclear metal center hexameric protein yields the protein MHIHELTEYLDTYLQVADFKDYAPNGLQVSGKTDIAKIVTGVTACQALIDAAIEQKADAILVHHGYFWKNEPVTLTGMKQKRIRSLLMNDINLLGYHLPLDAHPVVGNNAMLGQLWELEDITPDAKSLVRLGRLASPKPISEFIQTVETTLDRTPLHLPGGPETVETVAWCSGGAQGYIQQAIDWHADVFISGEVSEQTTHQALESGVHYLAAGHHATERVGVKALGEKLAQEFDLEVIFVDIPNPV